From one Mobula birostris isolate sMobBir1 chromosome 20, sMobBir1.hap1, whole genome shotgun sequence genomic stretch:
- the LOC140185292 gene encoding zinc-binding protein A33-like isoform X1: MASKGPAESLTEEVICPICLDFFTDPVSLECGHNFCRSCITRCWEREERNSCPECREVFADGTLRANRALANLTNKIRNLNLNLKEKGSKLHCEEHEEELKLFCETDKTLICLICAAAQEHREHRFMPIKEAVKIYKDQLKYSLDSLTKKKSDFQEKEQQQKEKISGVREQSQSVQTHITSQFAELRQIITEKEQSLLRDLREEEERILNRMEKNIREIQENIGWIQEEISKLKEQMDQKDSVIFLKEEAHRNRRINDDVPELSVTDEALPVEKFDHLYLLNTMLRETLDAINRVSVTLDVETASPCLEVSEDRKSVRFTGTWRDLPDTGKRFTSRACVLGSEGFTSGRHYWEVEVTGNRDWCLGVAAESVEREGWVRLSPETGFWVIGRVYDVLHRDCDEFDDEFLSPESRLPADPIPGRVGVYLSYQSGTVSFYNAETKSHLHTFTGNKFTGKLYPFFATWDENQWLRICFGSAPGL, encoded by the exons ATGGCTTCGAAAGGACCGGCCGAGAGTTTAACCGAGGAGGTAATTTGTCCCATCTGCCTGGATTTCTTCACCGATCCGGTGTCACTGGAGTGTGGACACAACTTCTGTCGCTCTTGTATCACACGGTgttgggaaagggaggagagaaactcctgcccggaatgtaGAGAGGTGTTTGCTGACGGCACCCTCAGGGCCAATCGGGCCTTAGCAAATCTGACTAATAAAATTCGAAatctaaacctgaatctgaaagaGAAGGGAAGTAAACTTCACTGcgaggaacatgaggaagaactgaaGCTGTTTTGTGAAACGGACAAGACACTGATCTGTCTGATCTGTGCAGCTGCGCAGGAACACAGAGAGCACCGCTTCATGCCGATTAAAGAAGCTGTTAAAATCTACAAG GATCAGCTAAAATAttccttagactctctcacaaaaaagaaatcagacttccaggaaaaggagcagcaacagaaagagaagatttcCGGAGTTCGG GAACAGTCACAAAGCGTTCAGACCCACATCACGTCTCAGTTTGCAGAACTGCGCCAGATTATCACTGAGAAAGAGCAGAGCTTACTCAGGGATCTCagggaggaagaggagaggaTTCTAAATCGAATGGAGAAAAATATTCGAGAGATTCAAGAGAATATCGGGTGGATTCAGGAGGAAATCTCAAAGTTAAAGGAACAGATGGATCAAAAAGACAGTGTGATATTTCTCAAG gaggaagcTCATCGGAACAGGAG GATTAATGATGATGTCCCGgaattgtcagtgacagatgaggcCCTACCGGTTGAAAAATTTGATCACCTCTATTTGCTGAACACAATGCTGAGAGAAACACTTGATGCCATTAATCGAG tctctgtcaccctggatgtggaaacggcgaGTCCGTGTctcgaggtgtctgaggatcggaagagtgtgagaTTCACCGGGACCTGGAGGGATCTCCCTGACACCGGGAAGAGATTCACAAGCAGGGCTTgtgtgctgggatcggagggattcacatcggggagacattactgggaggtggaggtgacgggGAATCGGGACTGGTGTCTGGGAGTCGccgcagagtctgtggagagggagggatgggtcAGACTGAGTCCAGAGACCGGATTCTGGGTCATCGGGCGGGTGTATGACGTGTTACATCGGGATTGTGACGAGTTCGATGACGAGTTCCTCTCCCCCGAGTCCCGTCTCCCTGCCGATCCCAtccccgggagggtgggagtttatctcagttaccagtccgggacagtttcattttacaacgcggagaccaagtcccatctccacaccttcactgggaataaattcacggggaaactttatcctttcttcGCGACCTGGGATGAAAACcagtggctgagaatctgctTCGGTTCCGCTCCGGGTCTGTAA